From a single Budorcas taxicolor isolate Tak-1 chromosome X, Takin1.1, whole genome shotgun sequence genomic region:
- the LOC128070405 gene encoding protein MIS12 homolog, protein MSVDPMTYEAQFFGFTPQTCMLRIYIAFQDYLFEVMQAVEQVILKKLDGIPDCAISPVQIRKCTEKFLCFMKGRFDNLFGKMEQLFLQLILRIPPNVLLPEDKSQETHSYSEEEFHFLQKEIEQLQKKYKTELCTKQALLAELEEQKIVQAKLKQTLSLFDELENVGRDHGASDFREGLVFLIQNSRKLQTIRENVERESKRLKIS, encoded by the coding sequence ATGTCTGTTGATCCAATGACCTATGAGGCCCAGTTCTTTGGCTTCACACCGCAGACTTGCATGCTTAGGATCTACATTGCCTTTCAAGACTACCTGTTTGAAGTGATGCAGGCTGTTGAACAGGTTATTCTAAAGAAGCTGGATGGCATCCCAGACTGTGCGATTAGCCCAGTCCAGATTCGCAAGTGCACAGAAAAGTTTCTTTGCTTCATGAAAGGACGTTTTGATAACCTTTTTGGCAAAATGGAGCAGCTCTTCTTACAGTTGATTTTGCGGATTCCCCCAAACGTCTTGCTTCCAGAAGATAAATCTCAGGAGACACATTCTTACAGTGAGGAAGAATTCCACTTTCTCCAAAAAGAAATTGAACAGTTACAGAAGAAGTATAAGACTGAATTGTGCACTAAGCAGGCCCTTCTTGCAGAATTAGAAGAGCAAAAAATCGTTCAGGCCAAACTCAAACAGACATTGTCTTTGTTTGATGAACTTGAAAACGTTGGCAGAGACCATGGGGCTAGTGATTTTAGGGAGGGCTTGGTGTTCCTGATCCAGAACTCCAGAAAACTCCAGACTATCAGAGAGAATGTGGAAAGGGAAAGCAAACGATTGAAAATATCTTGA